A portion of the Mycoplasma sp. (ex Biomphalaria glabrata) genome contains these proteins:
- a CDS encoding response regulator — translation MKILVIDDNKQINDYWSLELFRMNFSVESSFSIEQTYTLLEKNSFDLILLDLHLGTNVCDGFEIIDYINRKKFSTSVIVISGNNIEDFDESQLLKIKNSFAFVKKPCLKNELTLVIEKWLTYVKNKNIISYGKYELDSNKKIIYKNKKF, via the coding sequence ATGAAAATATTAGTAATAGATGATAATAAACAAATCAATGATTATTGAAGTTTAGAACTTTTTCGTATGAACTTTTCAGTAGAATCTTCTTTTTCTATTGAACAAACATATACTTTATTAGAAAAAAATTCTTTTGACTTAATTTTATTAGATCTTCACTTAGGCACAAATGTTTGTGATGGATTTGAAATAATAGATTATATTAATAGAAAAAAATTTTCTACAAGTGTTATTGTAATTTCTGGAAACAATATTGAAGATTTTGATGAAAGTCAATTGCTGAAAATTAAAAACTCCTTTGCATTTGTTAAAAAACCATGTCTTAAAAATGAATTAACCCTTGTTATCGAAAAATGACTTACGTATGTTAAAAACAAAAACATAATATCTTACGGGAAATATGAATTAGATTCAAATAAAAAAATTATTTACAAAAATAAAAAATTTTAA
- a CDS encoding sensor histidine kinase: MSKLRITIALINFFTNKRKIEISFLISFVFLIWIQMLTIWSVAYYVHGGWLFSRADFYYTIMPLAIFNGVYCFGFALFWGLAAYINITSSSYVSKIRDDIKHQLLEEGNRINLNNEAFKNISIHDILKSSNDPIFIIDNKNNIYTNEDILARIWPSDNLLIKNRILKLSKWRLKNISINESHYLIDYYDIKSNDYLIIIMRDISQYHYDKKITRHEIKNNLQNILIEIDSNNVDSTIKDNISFHIKKIDEYLNNSGKIELNIENVDLKIFEKQLFQSINNEKYELIITNKLNINNWFFDKNKIEHAIKNAVLNSFHHAAVNKVNLDITTDSKYLHFSIIDLGKGIDQISLNDVKQGHNNIGFDLINNIIEAHKNKNGEAGFLTINSKKDVGTLVKISIPNMNKITKNYKTMYNINEI, encoded by the coding sequence ATGAGTAAATTAAGAATAACAATAGCATTAATAAATTTTTTCACCAATAAAAGAAAAATCGAAATATCCTTTTTAATTTCATTTGTTTTTTTAATTTGAATTCAAATGCTAACCATTTGATCAGTGGCTTACTATGTCCACGGAGGATGGTTATTTAGTAGAGCTGATTTTTATTACACAATAATGCCTCTAGCAATATTTAATGGGGTTTATTGTTTCGGATTTGCATTATTTTGAGGATTAGCTGCATATATAAATATAACAAGCTCAAGTTATGTTTCGAAAATTAGGGATGATATAAAACACCAACTTTTGGAAGAAGGAAACAGAATTAACTTAAACAATGAAGCATTTAAAAATATTAGTATTCATGACATCTTAAAATCTTCTAACGATCCAATTTTCATTATTGATAATAAAAATAACATTTATACAAATGAAGATATTCTTGCTAGGATCTGACCAAGTGATAATTTATTGATTAAAAATAGAATTCTAAAGTTATCTAAATGAAGATTAAAAAATATTAGCATTAATGAGAGTCATTATTTAATTGATTACTATGACATTAAATCAAATGATTATTTAATAATAATTATGAGAGATATTTCTCAATACCATTACGATAAGAAGATTACTCGCCATGAAATAAAGAATAATTTACAAAATATTTTAATAGAAATTGATAGTAATAATGTCGATAGTACAATTAAAGATAATATTTCATTTCATATTAAGAAAATAGATGAGTATTTAAATAACTCGGGGAAAATTGAATTAAATATTGAAAACGTTGATCTAAAAATTTTTGAAAAACAACTTTTTCAATCAATAAATAATGAAAAATATGAATTAATTATTACAAATAAATTGAATATTAATAATTGATTTTTTGATAAAAATAAAATTGAACATGCTATAAAAAATGCTGTTCTAAATTCATTTCATCATGCTGCAGTAAATAAAGTTAATCTAGATATAACAACTGATAGTAAATATTTACATTTTTCTATTATTGATTTAGGAAAAGGAATTGATCAAATTTCATTAAATGATGTCAAACAAGGTCACAATAATATTGGATTTGACCTAATTAACAATATTATAGAAGCTCATAAAAATAAAAACGGAGAAGCTGGATTTCTTACAATTAATTCGAAAAAAGATGTTGGAACTCTTGTCAAAATTTCAATTCCTAACATGAATAAAATTACAAAAAATTACAAAACAATGTATAATATTAACGAAATTTAA
- a CDS encoding substrate-binding domain-containing protein, with product MLKRYYKKILVVLAVIALLSFTLVGFLVKGSNVLVAAGSTTVLPLLEDGAEEYNAQTGQKITVSPGGSTVGIEYIKQKNKIVDFGDSSRYPKEAEVGSDYSDWKNLSTITLAYDVVVMIVNLEETGCSVTQGNNLTLTPQELLDIYSGKITTWSQLAQNDPGTHLSCSSQNNETWLVMRESGSGTRDAFFQALDQYSGAKSGTSQNLYIASSHGNKANHSLEVNSTGGVVTDVDNNPGAIGFISLGYESSVKKSTFVSVKTSSTQYNPLDAGFESNVYNQSISNANPATPDKNNYLFWHPMNVIIDVTNNRMPDIRTFIIWLLDYEIKQYDGGKGSFGYIPPDISSIKGNTPIEKITTYWDEILSISDKDKAAKLQYNKPWWENTFDIIAKWTW from the coding sequence ATGCTAAAACGTTACTATAAGAAGATATTAGTTGTTCTTGCAGTTATCGCCTTGCTATCATTTACTCTTGTTGGTTTCCTTGTTAAAGGAAGTAATGTTCTAGTAGCGGCAGGTAGTACAACTGTTTTGCCTTTATTAGAAGACGGTGCAGAGGAATATAACGCTCAAACTGGACAAAAAATTACAGTTTCTCCGGGCGGAAGCACGGTTGGTATTGAATACATCAAACAAAAAAACAAGATAGTAGATTTTGGTGACTCTTCACGTTACCCTAAGGAAGCTGAAGTTGGTAGTGATTATTCTGATTGAAAAAATCTTTCAACAATTACGTTAGCATATGATGTTGTTGTAATGATTGTTAACCTAGAAGAAACGGGATGTTCTGTTACACAAGGAAATAATTTAACATTAACTCCTCAAGAACTTCTTGATATTTATTCTGGAAAGATTACTACATGATCACAATTAGCACAAAATGATCCAGGAACTCATTTAAGTTGTTCATCACAGAACAATGAAACATGACTTGTTATGAGAGAGTCTGGTTCTGGAACAAGGGATGCTTTTTTTCAAGCTCTAGATCAATATTCAGGTGCTAAGAGTGGAACATCGCAAAATTTATATATAGCATCCTCACATGGTAATAAAGCCAATCATAGTCTGGAAGTAAATTCAACAGGTGGAGTTGTAACTGATGTTGATAATAATCCAGGAGCAATCGGTTTTATTTCACTCGGATACGAATCTTCTGTTAAAAAATCAACATTCGTTTCAGTAAAAACATCATCTACTCAATATAATCCGTTAGACGCTGGTTTCGAAAGTAATGTCTACAATCAATCGATTTCGAACGCTAATCCAGCTACTCCAGATAAAAATAATTATCTATTTTGACATCCAATGAACGTTATTATTGATGTTACGAATAATCGAATGCCTGATATTAGAACATTTATTATATGATTACTTGATTACGAAATTAAACAATACGACGGAGGCAAAGGATCTTTCGGATACATTCCGCCAGATATTAGTAGCATAAAAGGAAATACGCCGATTGAAAAAATAACTACATATTGAGACGAAATTTTAAGTATTTCTGATAAAGATAAAGCTGCTAAATTACAATATAATAAACCATGATGAGAAAATACATTCGATATCATTGCGAAGTGAACGTGATAA
- the pstC gene encoding phosphate ABC transporter permease subunit PstC → MKTTSILKKYEDKKQIIDQIAKYSTLIIAIFFGAIFLSILVFLIVRGVNGLADIFSVTKWDFVNNYGVLPVLVGSLFVTLFAILISLPISLCTSIVINEFTTQKVRIILISIVEILAGIPSVIYGFFGVMFFVENGLLNYSVFLAALILAFMIVPNITHFINISLQTLPEHYRNASYALGANRIETIMKVLIPNIRSGIMAGTMIGLSRAIGETIAVTMLIGGTSNIDAHSFFTDFFNSFLFAPNLTLSSVIANNFLEATKHEQDILYAIAIVLLLLVTIINFFALWIIRSREKNAK, encoded by the coding sequence ATGAAAACTACATCAATTTTAAAAAAATACGAAGATAAAAAGCAAATTATTGATCAAATTGCTAAATACAGTACTTTAATAATTGCTATATTTTTTGGTGCAATATTTCTTTCAATATTAGTTTTTTTAATTGTTCGCGGTGTAAACGGATTAGCAGATATTTTTTCAGTAACAAAATGAGATTTTGTTAATAATTATGGAGTTTTGCCTGTCCTTGTTGGGTCATTATTTGTAACTTTATTTGCTATTTTAATTTCATTACCAATTTCGCTTTGTACATCGATCGTTATTAATGAATTTACAACTCAAAAAGTGCGAATTATTTTAATATCAATTGTTGAAATATTAGCAGGAATTCCTTCAGTAATTTATGGTTTCTTTGGGGTTATGTTTTTTGTAGAAAACGGTTTATTAAATTATTCAGTTTTTTTAGCTGCTCTAATATTGGCATTTATGATTGTGCCAAACATCACACACTTTATTAATATTTCTTTACAAACTTTACCAGAACACTATCGCAATGCCTCATATGCTTTAGGAGCTAATCGCATTGAAACAATTATGAAAGTTTTAATTCCAAATATTCGTAGCGGAATTATGGCTGGAACGATGATTGGTTTATCAAGAGCGATTGGTGAAACAATTGCTGTAACAATGTTAATTGGAGGAACATCTAATATCGATGCTCATTCATTTTTCACAGATTTTTTTAACTCATTTTTGTTTGCTCCAAATTTAACATTATCATCTGTTATTGCCAATAACTTCCTAGAAGCCACTAAACATGAGCAAGACATTTTGTATGCAATTGCGATTGTTTTATTATTGCTTGTAACAATAATTAACTTTTTTGCTTTATGAATTATTAGAAGTAGGGAAAAAAATGCTAAATAA
- a CDS encoding PstA family ABC transporter permease → MLNKYTRNAKNRSIYYWSWLVILFSGTFVTIGFTFLILFYIIINGLQHFHLDMLGKPYNSKSPMSGGMGPFLLSSLMILFLTMVMSIPLCLFFAIYYVEYLKNPRTKDIIFSTLNVLNSIPSIIFGIVGNTIFVVTFHLGYTGFSILSGSLTLFLVIFPILSISMIQAMTKVSRITIESSYALGSTKWQTIYKVLLPESMKSMSGGIILSISRVLGESAPVYLTVGASVFAPANFLDQGRSLVVCIFLLFQNPSPGSTDFIYSMAFVLIFLIFIIIVTTRIFFFFIDKTNIQEKRKLKGVYEKIFKR, encoded by the coding sequence ATGCTAAATAAATACACTAGAAATGCGAAAAATCGTTCGATATATTATTGATCTTGATTAGTGATCTTATTTTCAGGAACTTTTGTTACTATTGGTTTTACTTTCTTAATTCTGTTTTACATTATCATTAACGGATTACAACATTTTCATTTAGACATGTTGGGGAAGCCATATAATTCAAAATCACCAATGAGTGGAGGGATGGGACCATTCCTGTTATCATCACTGATGATTTTATTTCTAACAATGGTGATGTCGATTCCATTATGTTTATTCTTTGCAATTTATTATGTTGAATATTTAAAGAATCCTCGTACTAAAGATATTATTTTTTCAACATTAAATGTTTTAAATTCTATTCCATCAATTATTTTTGGAATTGTTGGGAATACAATATTTGTTGTCACTTTTCACTTAGGTTATACAGGATTTTCCATTTTATCAGGTTCATTAACGTTGTTCTTAGTAATTTTTCCAATTTTATCAATTTCGATGATTCAAGCAATGACAAAAGTATCACGCATTACAATTGAGAGTTCTTATGCGCTTGGTTCAACAAAATGACAAACTATTTATAAAGTTCTTTTACCTGAGTCAATGAAATCGATGTCAGGAGGGATTATTCTATCAATTAGTAGAGTCCTTGGAGAAAGTGCTCCAGTATATTTAACTGTTGGTGCTTCCGTTTTTGCTCCTGCTAATTTCTTAGACCAAGGTCGATCACTTGTTGTATGTATTTTCTTATTGTTTCAAAATCCAAGTCCTGGTAGTACAGACTTTATTTATTCAATGGCCTTTGTCTTAATATTTTTAATTTTTATAATAATAGTTACAACAAGAATCTTCTTCTTCTTTATTGATAAAACAAATATTCAAGAGAAGAGAAAGCTTAAAGGTGTGTATGAAAAAATTTTTAAAAGATAA
- the pstB gene encoding phosphate ABC transporter ATP-binding protein PstB encodes MKKFLKDKTEKLKLRKKTKSTTQVDKDLIISNTQELDINDLEKEISHKKIMQFDNVKKSKFVFSVENLNVYYGKKHALKNISIDIEKNKITALIGPSGCGKSTFLRSLNRMNDFFPSINIEGTILFEGQDIYKTFPNASLLRSTIGMVFQKPSPFSFSIYDNIAYAPRIHGIKKKEQLDQIVEKSLKQAALWDEVKDNLHHSALELSGGQQQRLCIARAIALEPEVILLDEPTSALDPIASQKIEELIVQLKERYTIIIVTHSMRQASNVSDNTAFFVKGEIIEYNTTKHIFSKPEHELTKKYLRGV; translated from the coding sequence ATGAAAAAATTTTTAAAAGATAAAACTGAAAAACTAAAATTAAGAAAAAAAACTAAATCGACAACTCAAGTTGATAAAGATTTAATCATTTCTAATACACAAGAACTGGATATTAATGATTTAGAAAAAGAAATTTCTCATAAAAAAATTATGCAATTTGATAACGTTAAAAAGAGTAAATTTGTATTTTCGGTTGAGAATTTGAATGTTTATTATGGTAAGAAACACGCTTTAAAAAATATTTCGATTGATATCGAAAAAAATAAAATTACAGCATTAATCGGACCATCAGGTTGTGGAAAAAGTACTTTTTTACGTTCTCTAAATCGCATGAATGATTTTTTCCCAAGCATTAATATTGAAGGAACTATTTTATTTGAGGGTCAAGACATTTACAAAACTTTCCCAAATGCATCATTATTAAGATCGACAATTGGAATGGTATTTCAAAAACCATCACCATTTTCTTTTTCAATATATGATAATATTGCTTATGCTCCCCGTATTCATGGAATTAAAAAGAAAGAGCAACTAGATCAAATTGTTGAAAAATCTTTAAAGCAGGCAGCATTATGAGATGAAGTGAAAGATAATTTACATCATTCAGCACTTGAATTATCGGGAGGGCAGCAACAGAGATTGTGTATTGCTCGCGCTATCGCTCTTGAACCTGAAGTTATTTTATTAGATGAACCAACTTCAGCTCTTGACCCAATTGCTTCACAAAAAATTGAAGAATTAATTGTGCAATTAAAAGAACGATACACAATTATTATTGTTACTCACTCAATGCGTCAAGCATCTAACGTTTCAGATAACACCGCTTTCTTTGTGAAGGGTGAAATTATTGAATACAATACAACAAAACACATTTTCTCAAAGCCAGAACATGAACTAACTAAAAAATACTTGCGAGGTGTTTAA
- a CDS encoding phosphate signaling complex PhoU family protein produces MINQLELTEVKKTLNNYYLTILDYSNQILKKIETTSYDSAKLKQLVEHDLIIDREHYNLTEDYIWFIAKKRPLALDLRRIIAYILIIKELERVSDGFKNVAKNILSNNCPPSGIHKYVAPFYKKIVHQFEDLSKTLTKYDLDTLKKISAQHMIINQEYHKIASELNHQTVKSTSESEVALLTSYIVCLKNLERTDDHLVNICEEINYIYEGTHQIDNEK; encoded by the coding sequence ATGATCAATCAATTAGAATTAACAGAAGTTAAAAAAACCTTAAATAATTATTATTTAACAATTTTAGATTATTCAAATCAGATATTAAAAAAAATAGAAACCACAAGTTACGATTCAGCAAAATTAAAGCAATTAGTTGAACATGATTTAATCATCGATCGTGAACACTATAATTTAACAGAGGATTATATTTGATTTATTGCCAAAAAACGCCCACTAGCGTTAGATTTAAGAAGAATAATTGCTTATATTTTAATTATCAAAGAATTAGAACGTGTATCGGATGGATTTAAGAATGTTGCAAAAAATATTTTAAGTAACAATTGTCCACCTTCTGGTATCCACAAATATGTTGCCCCATTTTATAAAAAAATTGTTCATCAATTTGAAGATTTATCAAAAACATTAACAAAGTACGACCTAGATACTTTGAAAAAAATTTCTGCTCAACACATGATAATTAATCAAGAATACCATAAAATCGCTAGTGAATTGAATCACCAAACAGTTAAATCGACATCAGAATCAGAAGTAGCTTTGTTAACAAGTTACATTGTTTGTTTAAAAAATTTAGAAAGAACAGATGATCACTTAGTAAATATTTGTGAAGAAATTAACTATATTTATGAAGGAACTCATCAAATCGACAATGAAAAATAA
- the proS gene encoding proline--tRNA ligase, which produces MKNNQLIKHSIIEDSSSWYTNVLNQGKFVNYGLVKGTIALTPYSCKIWENIQNHFNNQFRKLNIDNVYLPSLIPLSELQIEKDHLDGFLPEVAIVTQVGEKKIAPLVIRPTSEVLFCHYFKNNLVSYRDLPIQLNQWCNVVRWEKNTRPFLRNSEFLWQEGHTIHETSLEAQTMVDNALNTYKDFVNNTLDIYCLSGKKTEREKFAGADETNTIELIMKDGQCLQSATSHNLGQNFTKMFDIAYQKNNKKELPFQTSFGISTRIIGGLILSHGDDQGAIMPPDIAPYQVVICTILANKEQAVSIEAKKLYVSLNKKYRVLLDDSDKSIGFKINDYEVQGIPIRIEIGPKNIVNDEVVIVTRINGHKETINFTQIDEKIAEILKTTKQELFLRSKTNLEKKIKKINSKTEFIDWIINHKGVALVPFCLDEHHEKKIKDEHGITARCISTDHHINDEVCFETNKPAKAWVYFGRAY; this is translated from the coding sequence ATGAAAAATAATCAATTAATTAAACACTCTATAATCGAAGATTCATCTAGTTGATACACTAACGTTTTAAATCAAGGAAAATTTGTTAACTACGGTCTTGTAAAAGGAACAATTGCTTTAACTCCTTATTCTTGCAAAATTTGAGAAAACATTCAGAATCACTTTAATAATCAATTTCGTAAACTAAACATTGATAATGTTTATTTACCATCTTTAATTCCGTTAAGTGAATTACAAATTGAAAAAGATCACTTAGATGGGTTCTTGCCAGAAGTGGCAATTGTCACACAAGTTGGTGAGAAAAAAATTGCTCCATTAGTTATTAGACCAACTAGTGAAGTTTTATTTTGTCATTATTTTAAAAATAATTTAGTATCTTATCGTGATTTACCAATTCAATTAAATCAATGATGTAATGTTGTTCGTTGAGAAAAAAATACTCGCCCATTTCTGCGTAACTCAGAATTTTTATGACAAGAAGGGCACACTATTCACGAAACATCACTAGAAGCTCAAACGATGGTAGATAATGCTTTAAACACATATAAAGATTTTGTTAACAACACCTTAGACATTTATTGTTTGAGTGGCAAAAAGACTGAACGTGAGAAATTCGCAGGTGCTGATGAAACAAATACTATCGAGTTAATTATGAAGGATGGTCAGTGTTTACAATCTGCTACTTCTCATAATCTAGGACAAAATTTTACCAAGATGTTTGACATCGCTTACCAAAAAAATAATAAAAAAGAATTACCGTTTCAGACATCATTTGGTATTTCAACAAGAATAATCGGAGGATTAATATTGTCACATGGTGATGACCAAGGTGCGATTATGCCACCAGACATTGCCCCATATCAAGTTGTTATTTGCACAATATTAGCAAACAAAGAACAAGCTGTATCGATAGAAGCAAAAAAATTGTATGTTTCATTAAACAAAAAGTATCGTGTCCTGTTAGATGATTCAGATAAATCGATTGGTTTTAAGATTAATGATTATGAAGTACAAGGAATTCCGATTCGTATCGAGATTGGACCAAAAAATATTGTTAATGATGAAGTAGTAATTGTTACTCGCATTAATGGTCACAAAGAAACTATTAATTTTACTCAAATAGATGAAAAAATTGCTGAGATTTTAAAAACAACTAAACAAGAATTATTTTTACGAAGTAAAACTAATTTAGAAAAGAAAATTAAAAAAATTAACAGCAAAACCGAATTTATTGATTGAATTATTAATCATAAGGGTGTAGCATTAGTGCCATTTTGTCTAGATGAACATCATGAAAAAAAGATCAAAGATGAACATGGTATTACTGCTCGTTGCATTTCAACAGACCATCACATTAATGATGAAGTTTGCTTTGAAACTAATAAACCCGCTAAAGCTTGAGTTTACTTTGGTAGAGCATATTAA
- a CDS encoding MG284/MPN403 family protein yields MKYKDTLCQVKQAFYNYELAQIFILSGKQVNINVNSKSLTPEKYVEVINFVIKKLKKEEQRILNNNFLEKDFQNWWCEYYSRSTYYRLSKEAYDNFLNLIKEI; encoded by the coding sequence ATGAAATATAAGGATACATTATGCCAAGTTAAACAGGCATTCTATAACTATGAATTAGCACAAATATTTATTCTGTCAGGAAAACAAGTGAACATTAATGTTAATTCAAAAAGTTTAACACCTGAAAAATATGTTGAGGTGATTAATTTTGTAATTAAAAAATTAAAAAAGGAAGAACAACGAATATTAAATAATAATTTTCTAGAAAAAGATTTTCAAAATTGATGATGTGAATATTATTCACGTTCCACATACTATCGCTTATCGAAAGAAGCTTATGATAATTTTTTAAATCTAATTAAGGAGATATAA
- a CDS encoding TIR domain-containing protein, protein MNSKSNVFISFSYNQSKDWKDEISEMLVKKDVIVDYSEKTDRDHQNNPAIWNALKLRIAGASVTVVLYSDDFEQGKGGKAMEKKDDANELDPQFNQGWIYKEIRESLVDAQNNPVNGILVIMPDEIYDEYHQVVSCTKTSEPRIQIFADTIPPIIKENILNVHDKFKKSVCSCCCNFIEDSYISIIKYSSFCKNPVYYISETKKKKGRAKEFKIRY, encoded by the coding sequence ATGAATAGCAAAAGTAATGTTTTTATATCATTTTCATATAATCAATCAAAGGATTGAAAAGACGAAATTAGCGAAATGTTAGTAAAAAAAGATGTTATAGTAGATTATTCCGAAAAGACAGACAGAGATCATCAAAATAATCCAGCAATCTGAAATGCGTTAAAATTAAGAATTGCCGGAGCATCTGTAACAGTTGTTTTGTACTCTGATGATTTTGAACAAGGAAAAGGCGGAAAAGCAATGGAGAAAAAAGATGATGCTAATGAATTAGATCCGCAATTTAACCAAGGATGAATTTATAAAGAAATTAGAGAATCACTAGTGGATGCTCAAAATAATCCAGTTAATGGCATTCTCGTTATAATGCCTGATGAAATATATGATGAATATCATCAAGTTGTTTCTTGTACGAAAACATCAGAACCAAGAATCCAAATTTTCGCAGATACCATCCCCCCTATAATAAAAGAAAACATTTTAAATGTTCATGATAAATTTAAAAAATCTGTATGCTCATGTTGTTGTAATTTTATTGAAGATTCATACATATCAATAATTAAATATTCTTCTTTTTGTAAAAATCCAGTTTATTACATTAGTGAAACTAAGAAAAAAAAGGGTAGAGCAAAAGAATTCAAAATTCGATATTAA
- a CDS encoding phosphopantetheine-binding protein: protein MNKKDILDIIQKELEKKNVKIKVNENTVIKDLNIDSLDILEFSINVENECDVTIPEDKLLKIKTIGEFLVLIEANK, encoded by the coding sequence ATGAACAAAAAAGACATCTTAGACATTATCCAAAAAGAGTTAGAAAAGAAAAACGTTAAAATTAAAGTTAATGAAAATACAGTTATTAAGGATTTAAATATTGATTCATTAGATATTTTAGAATTTTCTATTAATGTTGAAAATGAATGTGATGTTACAATTCCAGAAGATAAGTTATTAAAAATAAAAACAATTGGTGAATTTTTAGTTTTAATAGAGGCAAATAAATAA
- a CDS encoding DegV family protein yields MMKKIGILVDSGINLSKSEVEKLGWEFIPLTLLDGDNNVYKDDGIDLDPAKAYQVLSQGLLKTSQANQESIKEKYDELLKKYEKIYVIPITEKFSGSYASSLLVAKKYPGKVFVLHSNIIALLMLHVLEELQDDIYADKDFDYIQNRLYELEKKYAAILVPSDMSYLKRSGRINLAKLIVATTLKINPIIKFDYEGFDSIGKNRGLISGVIQGIEKVVSDKGWKDYEIVAIHTIPNEDEVKNFVQMLEAKFNKKIESKKVAIIISAHLGLNMYGALLKKKINYF; encoded by the coding sequence ATGATGAAAAAGATTGGAATATTAGTCGATTCAGGAATTAATTTAAGCAAAAGTGAAGTTGAAAAATTAGGATGAGAATTTATTCCATTAACTCTACTAGATGGCGATAATAACGTTTATAAAGATGATGGAATAGATTTAGATCCGGCTAAAGCATATCAAGTACTATCGCAAGGATTATTAAAAACAAGTCAAGCTAATCAAGAATCAATTAAAGAAAAATATGATGAATTATTAAAAAAATATGAAAAAATTTATGTAATTCCAATTACCGAAAAATTTAGTGGTTCATATGCTTCTTCTCTGTTAGTTGCAAAAAAATATCCAGGTAAAGTTTTTGTATTACATAGCAATATTATTGCTCTATTAATGCTTCATGTTCTTGAAGAATTACAAGATGATATTTATGCAGATAAGGATTTTGACTATATCCAAAATAGACTATATGAATTAGAAAAGAAATACGCTGCCATATTAGTACCATCTGATATGAGTTATTTAAAAAGAAGTGGTCGCATCAATTTAGCTAAACTAATTGTTGCAACAACACTAAAAATTAATCCTATTATTAAATTTGACTACGAAGGATTTGATTCAATCGGGAAAAACCGTGGTTTAATTTCTGGAGTTATCCAAGGAATTGAAAAAGTCGTAAGTGACAAAGGTTGAAAAGATTATGAAATAGTCGCTATTCATACTATTCCAAATGAGGATGAAGTTAAGAACTTTGTTCAAATGCTTGAAGCTAAATTTAATAAAAAGATTGAATCTAAAAAAGTTGCAATCATTATTAGTGCTCACTTAGGTCTAAACATGTATGGGGCTCTTTTAAAGAAAAAAATTAATTATTTTTAA